The following coding sequences are from one Cercospora beticola chromosome 4, complete sequence window:
- a CDS encoding uncharacterized protein (antiSMASH:Cluster_11), with amino-acid sequence MGGRYRSLSGRYVEPEKTEKPRKSFDSAISDDDYLASSNAPMLGKHKSKPTYAYHLPRRRFTRYFTLAITSLLGLFVWWLVSSSYAARAEVELGLRKPPPPPAFEGFPFLKRYHGGIRSLVSRAENEAFKEYPVSEDEELKRLQEAALKQKELEDKEVERKKGFNKREIKQGRRFDPYSRAVGRGIHEEPVKCYIDNTTRTTVPLLLSYEGVPKGFPDPIYGSYELLGLRSDVCFERYGRLGPYGYGYSKKFGGSGAGMEGEKEGSEQVWGDELEIDYRNVKWAEVQERCLQANAHRYRTASKAGRDSFTQMSVGDAQRPNPTQEQKTLTVNGKQFENRTAFIIRTWWDYQYDDEDLFYLRALINELSIQTGGEYTVHFLIHVKDDNMQIWSDEETYQRVLRESLPAEFQGMGTLWSERQMGLIYGGLHESFYRDLPVHGAYRSTYMPVQYFAHMHPEYEFFWHWEMDVRYTGNFFHLFKQVSEWAKKQPRKGLWERNGRFYVPSEHGSWEDFRHMVRVQIEHGTAHGSGAYNKAPKDAAKAHPLDEAARQPEAPVWGPLPPTGEGDETDRPELDPKPPTTYDADKYEWGVEEEADFITFNPLFDPHQTNWILAEDTTGYNTTEGQPPRRTAIITASRLSKRLLETMHRETSLKRHSMFSEMWPGSVALHHGYKAVYAPHPVYIDRAWPTSYLTAIFNNGRNGASGGARTSVFSDERQINFLGTTWYYHAGHAPNLWKRWLGFKVDNDGGEEWEKANEGRMCLPPMLLHPVKDVNLIYEHREGE; translated from the coding sequence ATGGGCGGCCGTTATAGATCCCTTAGTGGGCGATACGTCGAACCCGAAAAGACGGAAAAGCCGCGCAAATCTTTCGACTCAGCTATCTCAGACGATGATTACCTCGCCAGCAGTAATGCGCCCATGTTGGGCAAGCATAAATCCAAACCCACATACGCCTACCACCTTCCCCGAAGGCGCTTTACCCGCTACTTTACTCTTGCCATCACCAGTCTGCTCGGGTTATTCGTGTGGTGGCTTGTAAGCTCTTCATACGCTGCACGAGCAGAAGTCGAGCTCGGGCTGCGAAAacctccgccaccacctGCATTCGAGGGCTTCCCGTTCCTCAAGAGATATCATGGCGGGATAAGGAGCTTGGTGTCGCGAGCAGAGAACGAGGCGTTCAAGGAGTATCCTGtgagcgaagatgaggagttgAAGAGGTTGCAGGAAGCGGCgttgaagcagaaggagctTGAGGACAAGGAagtggagaggaagaagggtTTCAACAAGAGAGAGATCAAGCAAGGTCGACGATTCGACCCTTATTCGAGGGCTGTGGGGAGAGGCATACATGAAGAGCCGGTGAAGTGCTATATCGATAATACTACACGAACGACGGTGCCATTGCTTTTGAGCTACGAGGGCGTTCCGAAAGGTTTCCCAGATCCGATTTACGGAAGCTATGAATTGCTGGGGCTTAGATCCGACGTGTGCTTTGAGAGATACGGGAGACTTGGGCCATATGGCTACGGCTACAGCAAGAAATTTGGAGGAAGCGGTGCGGGTATGGAGGGCGAGAAGGAAGGATCTGAGCAGGTTTGGGGAGACGAGCTGGAGATCGATTATCGAAATGTGAAATGGGCAGAGGTGCAAGAGAGGTGTCTTCAGGCGAACGCACATCGATACAGAACTGCATCCAAAGCTGGACGTGACTCCTTCACTCAGATGAGTGTGGGTGATGCGCAACGACCCAATCCAACGCAAGAGCAGAAGACTCTCACAGTAAACGGGAAACAATTCGAGAATCGAACTGCCTTCATTATCAGAACATGGTGGGACTACCAgtacgatgatgaggacctTTTCTACCTCCGAGCGCTAATCAACGAGCTGTCCATTCAGACTGGAGGCGAATACACAGTACATTTCTTGATTCATGTCAAGGACGACAACATGCAAATCTGGTCTGATGAAGAGACATACCAAAGAGTACTGCGCGAATCTCTTCCTGCGGAATTCCAAGGCATGGGCACACTTTGGTCAGAACGCCAGATGGGTCTCATCTACGGCGGTCTACACGAATCTTTCTATCGCGACTTGCCAGTTCACGGCGCATATCGAAGCACGTATATGCCTGTACAGTATTTTGCACATATGCATCCCGAGTACGAATTCTTCTGGCATTGGGAAATGGATGTACGATACACGGGTAACTTCTTCCACCTTTTCAAGCAGGTCTCTGAAtgggcgaagaagcagcctCGGAAGGGATTGTGGGAACGAAATGGGAGGTTCTATGTTCCGTCTGAGCACGGCAGCTGGGAAGACTTCCGCCACATGGTACGCGTGCAGATTGAGCATGGCACGGCGCATGGAAGTGGGGCATACAATAAAGCGCCAAAGGACGCAGCGAAAGCCCATCCTCTCGATGAAGCTGCGAGACAGCCTGAAGCGCCGGTTTGGGGACCTTTGCCACCGACTGGGGAGGGTGACGAGACTGACCGCCCGGAGCTTGATCCAAAGCCACCGACCACTTACGATGCCGACAAGTACGAATGGggcgttgaagaagaagcagatttCATCACGTTCAACCCTCTGTTCGATCCTCACCAAACGAACTGGATCCTTGCGGAAGATACCACTGGATACAACACGACTGAAGGACAGCCGCCTCGAAGAACCGCGATCATTACAGCTAGCCGACTGAGCAAAAGACTGCTCGAGACGATGCATCGCGAAACGTCTTTGAAGCGACACTCCATGTTCTCTGAAATGTGGCCTGGCAGTGTCGCCTTGCACCACGGCTACAAAGCCGTCTACGCACCTCATCCAGTGTACATCGATCGTGCTTGGCCAACGAGCTATCTTACAGCCATCTTCAACAACGGACGAAACGGCGCCAGCGGAGGTGCAAGGACTTCCGTCTTCAGCGACGAACGACAAATCAACTTCCTTGGAACAACCTGGTACTATCACGCGGGGCATGCGCCGAATCTTTGGAAGAGGTGGCTTGGCTTCAAAGTTGATAATGATGGAGGTGAAGAGTGGGAGAAGGCGAATGAGGGGCGGATGTGTTTGCCGCCCATGTTGCTGCATCCTGTCAAGGATGTGAATTTGATATATGAACATCGTGAAGGCGAGTAA